In Thermotomaculum hydrothermale, a single genomic region encodes these proteins:
- a CDS encoding NADH-quinone oxidoreductase subunit D yields the protein MSKLVKIFHGPQHPGITGNMSVELDLIGETIQKAKTHVGYLHRAFEKLVERRTAMQAFTIVCRICVPEPDPNEENFARAIEEITGLEVPERAKWIRVMVLEMSRLAAYHLWMGGQAGSTGLYTVPQWAVGYRDYILDLFEELTGGRVYHMYIIPGGVRRDLPDGFLDKLSDVLDLIESKLPEFDRLFFDNAVFKKRAIGTAVIDPETAIERGVVGPPLRACGIPSDVRKDDPYEIYDKLDFDVITETGGDVYARALVRRREMEQSIKILRQIIKYIPDGPYRTKIPYPMNWKLKAGETYVKTESARGEFGYYMVTDGSEYIRRMNVRGPAYVHGISLLEDMLVGEQLADVAMIMNSLGTCPPEIER from the coding sequence ATGAGCAAGTTAGTAAAGATATTTCACGGGCCTCAGCACCCTGGTATTACAGGGAATATGAGTGTTGAACTTGACTTGATAGGTGAAACTATACAAAAAGCTAAAACACATGTTGGATACCTTCACAGGGCTTTTGAAAAGCTTGTTGAAAGAAGAACAGCAATGCAGGCTTTTACAATTGTCTGCAGAATTTGTGTTCCAGAGCCAGACCCTAACGAAGAAAACTTTGCAAGGGCTATTGAGGAGATTACAGGGCTTGAAGTTCCTGAAAGGGCAAAGTGGATAAGGGTAATGGTTCTTGAAATGTCAAGGCTTGCAGCCTATCACCTATGGATGGGGGGGCAGGCAGGCTCAACAGGTTTGTACACTGTTCCTCAATGGGCTGTTGGATACAGGGATTACATCCTTGACCTGTTTGAAGAGCTAACAGGCGGCAGAGTTTACCACATGTACATAATCCCCGGTGGAGTTAGAAGGGATTTACCAGATGGCTTCCTTGACAAGCTTTCAGATGTGCTTGATTTAATTGAATCAAAATTACCTGAATTTGACAGGCTTTTCTTTGACAATGCTGTTTTCAAAAAGAGGGCAATAGGTACTGCGGTAATTGACCCTGAAACTGCTATTGAAAGAGGAGTTGTTGGGCCTCCTTTAAGGGCTTGTGGCATTCCTTCCGATGTTAGAAAAGATGACCCTTATGAGATTTACGATAAACTTGATTTTGATGTAATTACTGAAACAGGTGGGGATGTTTACGCAAGGGCTTTAGTTAGAAGAAGAGAAATGGAGCAGTCAATTAAAATTTTGAGGCAGATTATAAAGTATATTCCTGACGGGCCTTACAGAACTAAAATACCTTACCCAATGAACTGGAAGTTAAAAGCAGGTGAAACCTATGTGAAGACAGAGTCTGCAAGGGGTGAATTTGGTTATTACATGGTAACCGATGGCAGCGAGTACATTAGAAGGATGAATGTAAGGGGACCTGCTTATGTGCACGGGATAAGCCTTCTTGAAGATATGCTTGTAGGCGAGCAACTTGCTGATGTTGCAATGATTATGAACTCACTGGGCACATGCCCGCCTGAGATTGAAAGATAA
- a CDS encoding FAD-dependent oxidoreductase gives MGWGIDLKGIVSPFTALKYLGKHPHTVRYPYEKKKTAKRYRGFHINDLEKCVGCGNCAKICMNETIDMVKVEGIEPKKGDSGLRPKVDYGRCCWCALCVDVCPTGSLKLSTEYVYVDEDPDTFLYIPGLERKEYEKEVGWTCETELDSLLDLERVPMRVMPPEERVKTFAEAVYGYTVEEAKREAERCTGCGLCISACPDRMHIPDYIKAIRDGQFDESVRIIYDNNPLPEMCGKVCTRRCEFNCIMTHRAGKDNAIAIRWLKRFACEQFESYEEILNLEPKPLNGKRVAIVGGGPSGLTVAYYLRLKGYETVIFEEMPKAGGMTMAGIPKYRFPIPSLDKQLNHIKSVGVEIRENTKVVKGEPKSENEVSFEKLKEEFDAVYLGIGLTQPMKLGVEGEDLEGSIQALPLLRAVNFGEKINVGQKAVVIGGGNVAMDCVRVLRRFGVDVTLSYRRREQDMPADFEEIHEAHEEGVVFRTQTIPVEIIGENGKVKAIKIQRAEMQPDPKGGRPRPVPIEGAYEVWECDNVIAAIGQKADYSFLPDEVVEKLDLQWGKIPVNERGMTKIEGIFAGGDAVNWTADAISAIADGLKAVKGIDEYLSNK, from the coding sequence ATGGGATGGGGAATTGATTTAAAAGGAATTGTGTCACCGTTTACCGCTTTGAAGTATCTCGGTAAACACCCTCATACTGTCAGGTATCCGTATGAAAAGAAGAAAACTGCAAAGAGGTATAGAGGTTTTCACATAAACGACCTTGAAAAGTGTGTCGGTTGTGGAAACTGTGCAAAGATATGCATGAATGAAACAATAGATATGGTTAAAGTTGAGGGGATTGAACCTAAAAAGGGAGATTCAGGGTTAAGGCCGAAGGTTGATTACGGAAGATGCTGCTGGTGTGCACTCTGTGTTGATGTTTGCCCGACAGGCTCTTTGAAACTATCAACAGAGTATGTTTATGTTGATGAAGACCCGGATACCTTCCTGTACATTCCTGGACTTGAGAGAAAAGAGTATGAAAAAGAGGTTGGCTGGACATGTGAAACAGAGCTTGATTCACTCCTTGACCTTGAAAGAGTTCCAATGAGGGTTATGCCACCTGAGGAAAGGGTTAAAACCTTTGCTGAGGCTGTTTACGGCTATACAGTTGAAGAGGCTAAGAGAGAGGCTGAAAGGTGCACTGGTTGTGGATTATGTATCTCTGCATGTCCTGACAGGATGCATATCCCGGATTATATTAAGGCAATCAGGGACGGACAGTTTGACGAATCTGTCAGGATTATTTACGATAACAACCCGCTTCCTGAAATGTGTGGTAAGGTTTGTACAAGAAGGTGTGAGTTTAACTGCATAATGACCCACAGGGCAGGGAAGGACAATGCAATTGCAATCAGGTGGCTGAAAAGATTTGCCTGCGAGCAGTTTGAAAGCTATGAAGAAATACTTAATTTAGAGCCTAAGCCATTAAACGGCAAAAGGGTTGCAATTGTTGGTGGTGGCCCTTCCGGTTTAACAGTTGCTTACTATTTAAGGCTTAAAGGCTATGAAACTGTTATTTTTGAAGAGATGCCTAAGGCAGGTGGTATGACAATGGCGGGAATTCCCAAGTATAGGTTCCCGATACCTTCACTTGACAAGCAGTTGAACCACATTAAATCTGTTGGTGTTGAAATCAGAGAAAACACAAAGGTTGTAAAAGGTGAGCCTAAATCAGAAAATGAAGTTTCATTTGAAAAACTGAAAGAAGAGTTTGACGCTGTTTACCTTGGCATAGGATTGACCCAACCAATGAAGTTAGGTGTTGAAGGGGAAGACTTAGAAGGCTCAATTCAGGCATTGCCATTATTAAGGGCAGTTAATTTTGGTGAAAAGATAAATGTAGGCCAAAAGGCAGTTGTTATAGGCGGTGGAAATGTTGCTATGGACTGCGTAAGGGTACTCAGGAGATTTGGTGTTGATGTTACACTCTCATATAGAAGAAGAGAACAGGATATGCCAGCTGACTTTGAGGAAATCCACGAAGCCCATGAAGAGGGAGTTGTATTCAGAACTCAGACAATTCCTGTTGAGATTATTGGGGAAAACGGGAAGGTTAAAGCTATTAAAATCCAGAGGGCTGAAATGCAACCAGACCCGAAAGGCGGAAGGCCAAGACCTGTGCCTATTGAAGGTGCTTACGAAGTATGGGAATGCGATAATGTTATTGCTGCAATCGGGCAAAAGGCTGATTATTCCTTCCTTCCAGATGAAGTTGTGGAAAAGCTTGACTTACAGTGGGGTAAAATTCCAGTTAACGAGCGTGGTATGACAAAGATTGAGGGAATATTTGCAGGCGGCGACGCAGTAAACTGGACTGCTGACGCTATCTCTGCTATTGCAGATGGTTTAAAGGCTGTAAAAGGTATTGACGAGTATTTAAGCAATAAATAG
- a CDS encoding respiratory chain complex I subunit 1 family protein: MGMKILNIVAYPFIAFIVGMLYMGIARNIIGRIHRRWGPPVFQNLIDVFKLYRKREAGSHGVMFHLGPIIMVTGIVSCLYFVPLLNNGVWLKGFSFEGDLILVTYLMVLGSLGMALGVGQGGVPFGVMGVTRGLTRLIGLEIPYFIAIIVLMAHYNTASINKIMELQAGGITHWGMFKLPLAFIASLFSFWGMMGASPFDIPGAPQEVASGPATEFGGKYLALMMTSRGIFGFLKLTLWVDLFMGGAATILILIGKTFLLFLTVLFVSAVYSRFKVEQAVDFMWRYPTLIGLIALVIEMVR, translated from the coding sequence ATGGGAATGAAAATATTAAACATTGTCGCATATCCGTTTATTGCGTTTATTGTGGGTATGCTTTACATGGGGATTGCGAGAAATATTATAGGTAGAATTCACAGAAGGTGGGGACCTCCAGTTTTTCAAAATCTTATTGACGTTTTTAAGCTTTACAGGAAGAGAGAGGCAGGTTCTCACGGAGTAATGTTTCACCTTGGGCCTATTATAATGGTTACAGGTATTGTATCATGCCTTTACTTTGTGCCTCTCCTGAACAATGGAGTATGGCTTAAAGGCTTTTCATTTGAAGGCGATTTAATACTTGTGACCTATTTGATGGTTCTTGGTTCACTTGGTATGGCATTAGGTGTCGGCCAGGGTGGAGTTCCTTTTGGAGTAATGGGAGTTACAAGGGGATTGACGAGGCTGATAGGCCTTGAAATACCTTACTTTATTGCAATTATTGTTCTTATGGCTCATTACAACACTGCATCAATAAATAAAATAATGGAATTGCAGGCAGGTGGAATTACACACTGGGGAATGTTTAAACTCCCGCTTGCATTTATTGCTTCCCTGTTTTCTTTCTGGGGAATGATGGGGGCAAGCCCTTTTGATATCCCTGGGGCTCCTCAGGAGGTGGCAAGTGGTCCTGCAACTGAATTTGGTGGAAAATACCTTGCTTTAATGATGACATCAAGGGGTATTTTTGGATTTTTAAAGCTTACCTTATGGGTTGACCTTTTTATGGGTGGTGCTGCAACCATATTGATTTTAATCGGGAAAACCTTTTTGTTGTTTTTAACTGTTCTTTTTGTTAGTGCAGTTTATTCCCGTTTCAAGGTTGAGCAGGCTGTTGATTTTATGTGGAGATACCCGACTTTAATCGGGCTAATTGCCCTTGTAATAGAGATGGTGAGGTGA
- a CDS encoding NuoB/complex I 20 kDa subunit family protein, protein MCTDNPGVWEYIANWARKHSIWVLAYGTGCGAIELPPTMTSRYDAERFGLRGAATPRQADLLIISGYLATKSLKRVIRTYEQMYDPKYVMALGSCTINGGMYWDSYNTIKKLDLYIPVDVYVAGCMPRPEAIIQGIISLQKRIEEGKAEGAKKYRENIEWYKKNQREVLGDDFLPDYTWNFEGGI, encoded by the coding sequence ATGTGTACTGATAATCCAGGAGTTTGGGAATACATAGCAAATTGGGCGAGAAAGCATTCTATCTGGGTTCTTGCTTACGGCACAGGTTGTGGGGCAATTGAGCTTCCCCCAACAATGACTTCAAGGTACGATGCTGAAAGGTTTGGTTTAAGGGGAGCAGCTACCCCGAGACAGGCTGATTTACTAATTATTTCAGGTTACCTTGCTACAAAGAGTTTAAAGAGGGTAATAAGAACTTACGAACAAATGTACGACCCTAAATACGTTATGGCTTTAGGTTCCTGCACAATTAACGGGGGGATGTACTGGGATTCTTACAATACAATTAAAAAGTTAGACCTTTATATCCCTGTTGATGTTTATGTGGCAGGTTGTATGCCAAGGCCTGAAGCTATCATTCAGGGAATAATATCTTTACAGAAAAGGATTGAAGAGGGGAAAGCAGAAGGGGCGAAAAAGTACAGAGAAAATATTGAGTGGTACAAAAAGAATCAAAGAGAGGTTTTGGGAGATGATTTTCTTCCAGATTATACTTGGAACTTTGAGGGGGGAATATGA
- a CDS encoding NADH-quinone oxidoreductase subunit C produces the protein MNYIEELKQRLDGMFSPEKSYFPKDNLLSITVSNSNVRGALAHLKDVEGFKHFVMLSCVDWLEDGKFELVYIVWHPEKKVNVAVKTLIDRENPEFHSLHDMWRQLCTYEREIWEMYGVNFIGHPRLEEFILENWKGMPPMRRDFDTLHYVNEHYEWREGREENYKPRDYIGEAFDEWRRK, from the coding sequence ATGAATTACATTGAAGAGTTAAAACAGAGACTTGATGGTATGTTCTCCCCTGAAAAAAGTTATTTTCCGAAAGATAACCTTCTTTCTATAACTGTTTCAAACAGCAATGTCAGGGGAGCGCTTGCCCACTTAAAAGATGTGGAAGGGTTTAAGCATTTTGTTATGCTTTCCTGTGTCGATTGGCTTGAAGATGGAAAGTTTGAGCTTGTCTATATAGTCTGGCACCCTGAAAAAAAGGTAAATGTGGCTGTTAAAACCTTAATTGACAGGGAAAATCCAGAATTTCACTCTCTTCACGATATGTGGAGACAGCTTTGCACTTATGAAAGGGAAATCTGGGAAATGTACGGTGTTAACTTTATAGGGCATCCAAGATTAGAGGAGTTTATCCTTGAAAACTGGAAGGGAATGCCTCCTATGAGAAGGGATTTTGATACCCTTCACTATGTAAATGAACACTATGAGTGGCGTGAGGGAAGGGAAGAAAATTACAAACCAAGAGATTATATAGGCGAAGCATTTGACGAATGGAGAAGGAAATGA
- a CDS encoding cupin domain-containing protein has translation MFVSHIDKIEGIKLKGDNLKDAVKKVLIGPKEGWEDHVMRLFSLKEGGYTPKHSHPWIHVNIILEGKGTLFLEGKEYEVERGSVALVPENALHQYRADRGEKLEFICIVPLKGESGYQLK, from the coding sequence ATGTTTGTTTCACACATAGATAAAATAGAGGGAATTAAGTTAAAGGGAGATAATCTAAAAGATGCGGTAAAAAAGGTTTTAATAGGCCCTAAAGAGGGATGGGAAGACCATGTTATGAGGCTTTTTTCATTGAAAGAGGGGGGATATACCCCAAAGCATTCCCACCCCTGGATTCATGTAAATATAATTTTAGAAGGTAAAGGCACCCTGTTTTTAGAGGGGAAAGAGTATGAAGTTGAAAGGGGAAGCGTTGCGTTAGTCCCGGAAAATGCACTTCATCAATACAGGGCAGACAGAGGAGAAAAACTTGAATTTATTTGCATTGTTCCTTTAAAAGGTGAAAGTGGATATCAATTAAAATAG
- a CDS encoding putative porin — translation MKKKFLLIAMLIMATGVFAQSLPSWITNTKLNGKFRLREEFIDQTDKVDRDRTRIQFKLGITTKINAKIDLGIGIATGSGDPRSQNVTLGDSDSSKELNLYYAFIQYKATDNLKIWGGKFKGIKKAIFIPSNFLWDYDIAPEGVGLIFNKKLTENLRLFFNASYIVVDEYKDSGADPFVYIVQPGLIYKKGDFQAKLGIAYMSAVHETGNLFEYSSHSNTYENGVLKYGYSVLNPNIELKWKIDGRYISFFKLFGEYASNSDADNEDSAYTLGLAFGKKIKSYGDFSFSANYRYLEKDVWLDIFPDSDAFSGKTDAKGLELEFKYGLMKNVYLSIDYYDMKRIIDNSQSQKRFQFDINLKF, via the coding sequence GTGAAGAAAAAGTTTCTTTTGATTGCAATGCTAATTATGGCAACCGGTGTCTTTGCACAGTCTTTGCCTTCATGGATAACAAACACAAAATTAAACGGAAAATTCAGGTTGAGAGAGGAGTTTATTGACCAGACTGACAAGGTTGACAGGGACAGGACGAGGATTCAGTTTAAGTTGGGGATTACAACAAAGATTAACGCCAAAATTGATTTAGGTATTGGCATTGCAACTGGAAGCGGTGACCCAAGGTCTCAAAATGTGACTTTAGGGGATTCAGATTCTTCAAAAGAGTTAAACCTTTACTATGCCTTTATTCAGTACAAAGCAACAGATAATTTAAAAATATGGGGCGGAAAATTTAAAGGGATTAAGAAGGCAATTTTTATTCCTTCAAACTTTTTGTGGGATTACGATATAGCACCAGAGGGAGTCGGTTTGATTTTTAATAAAAAACTAACAGAAAACTTGAGGCTCTTTTTCAACGCTTCCTATATTGTTGTTGATGAGTACAAGGATTCAGGAGCAGACCCTTTTGTTTACATTGTCCAGCCTGGTTTAATTTATAAAAAAGGGGATTTTCAGGCAAAGTTAGGCATTGCCTATATGTCGGCGGTGCACGAAACAGGCAATTTATTTGAATATTCTTCACATTCAAATACCTATGAAAACGGTGTTTTAAAGTATGGATACAGTGTATTAAATCCTAATATTGAGTTAAAGTGGAAGATAGACGGAAGGTATATTAGCTTTTTCAAACTTTTTGGGGAATATGCTTCCAATTCGGACGCAGATAATGAAGATTCAGCTTACACGCTTGGTCTGGCTTTTGGTAAAAAGATAAAATCATACGGAGATTTTTCCTTCAGTGCAAATTACAGATATCTTGAAAAAGATGTATGGCTTGATATCTTCCCTGATTCAGATGCCTTCAGCGGAAAAACAGACGCAAAGGGACTTGAGTTAGAGTTTAAATACGGCTTAATGAAGAATGTTTACCTCTCAATTGATTACTACGATATGAAGAGGATAATTGATAACTCACAAAGTCAAAAGCGTTTTCAGTTTGATATAAACCTTAAATTCTAA
- a CDS encoding response regulator transcription factor gives MRRIFVVDDEVDILTLLEINLKKEGFFVKSFEDGNSLSSELESHIPDLIILDVMLPEIDGFSILKMLREDENFKDIPVIMLTARDKEDDKVAGFEKGADDYITKPFSIRELMARVKAVLKRAGKGLNEINYKNRILINLETHEAFLDGKKLDLTLTEFNLLKLFIENPDKVFSRTKIINLAWKEKYVSERTVDVHLKHLRDKLGDLGRQIENIRGVGYKFKG, from the coding sequence ATGAGAAGGATTTTTGTTGTTGACGATGAGGTTGATATTCTAACCTTGCTTGAAATCAACCTGAAGAAAGAGGGATTTTTTGTAAAATCCTTTGAAGATGGAAATTCTCTTTCTTCTGAGCTTGAAAGCCATATTCCAGACCTTATTATCCTTGATGTTATGCTTCCTGAGATTGATGGATTTTCTATATTGAAAATGTTAAGAGAAGATGAAAACTTTAAGGATATTCCTGTAATTATGCTTACTGCAAGGGATAAGGAAGACGATAAGGTAGCAGGGTTTGAAAAGGGGGCTGATGATTATATTACAAAGCCTTTTTCCATAAGGGAGTTGATGGCAAGGGTTAAGGCTGTTTTAAAGAGGGCTGGCAAAGGGTTAAATGAGATAAATTACAAAAACAGGATTTTGATAAACCTTGAAACTCACGAAGCTTTTTTAGACGGTAAAAAGCTTGATTTAACATTGACAGAGTTTAATCTTTTAAAACTCTTTATAGAAAATCCTGACAAGGTATTTTCAAGAACGAAGATTATTAACCTTGCCTGGAAGGAAAAGTATGTTTCAGAGAGGACTGTTGATGTTCATTTGAAGCACTTAAGGGATAAGTTAGGGGATTTAGGCAGGCAGATAGAAAACATCAGGGGGGTTGGCTATAAGTTTAAAGGGTAA
- a CDS encoding ATP-binding protein, translating to MAISLKGNKIFKKILFFVAILLFVFSLFSIAVNYTVFKSIYIKVLINDLKNDALIYSKEVVSYLKNKDFKGLDREVKRIGKKTGLRITVILLDGKVVADSNYNPLKMENHKNRPEVIDSLKGGFGYSIRFSHTLKKKLLYVAMPLKSNGESLGFIRISTFLTGIEKTLTLFSKTIIFITLVLFLISSLILFFYFKSLFKPLDRMLEAINNVKDGNLDVEVYVKSDDEFAVIANGFNNMVNALKRDVSIIEQEKNRLKVLTNSLNEAVVLLDREGRILFSNNRFSKVFNVNEISGKFIWEVIRDNDFVSFVKNLEHSGKKSFKLKINNYYFDVSASFLEESGEILLTFYDLTEKVKLQKMKKDFVANATHELKTPITILKGFVETMKNDGVDSPYLPLIESNIERMARLINDLLILSRLEDSKVKKIEREETDICQLVNSIALLFKKKAESKNLELKVMCQENLFFHIDRFTFEQLLINLVDNAVRYTEKGYVEVLCKIENSRLLVSVKDTGIGISEDKLGRIFERFYVVDKSRSKKSGGTGLGLSIVKHIVELYSGEIIVESRLNKGSVFKVYIS from the coding sequence TTGGCTATAAGTTTAAAGGGTAACAAAATCTTTAAAAAAATATTGTTTTTTGTTGCAATCCTTCTCTTTGTTTTCTCCCTCTTTTCAATTGCTGTAAATTACACTGTTTTTAAAAGCATCTATATAAAGGTATTAATCAATGATTTGAAAAACGATGCCTTAATTTATTCAAAAGAGGTTGTTTCTTATCTAAAAAATAAAGATTTTAAAGGCCTTGATAGAGAGGTAAAAAGAATTGGCAAAAAAACAGGGTTAAGGATTACTGTTATTCTTTTAGATGGTAAGGTTGTTGCTGATTCAAATTACAATCCATTGAAGATGGAAAACCACAAAAACAGGCCTGAAGTGATTGACAGTTTAAAGGGTGGATTTGGCTATTCAATAAGGTTTAGCCATACATTAAAGAAAAAACTCCTCTATGTTGCAATGCCTCTAAAAAGCAATGGCGAAAGTTTAGGTTTTATCAGGATTAGCACCTTTTTAACAGGAATTGAAAAAACACTTACTCTATTCTCTAAAACAATAATTTTTATTACTCTGGTATTGTTTTTAATATCCTCTCTAATCCTGTTTTTTTACTTTAAATCGCTTTTTAAACCTTTAGACAGAATGCTTGAAGCAATAAACAATGTTAAAGATGGGAATCTTGATGTTGAGGTTTATGTGAAGTCTGATGATGAGTTTGCAGTAATTGCAAACGGCTTTAACAATATGGTAAATGCTTTAAAGAGAGATGTTTCAATAATTGAACAGGAAAAAAATAGGTTGAAGGTATTGACAAATAGTCTTAACGAAGCGGTTGTTTTGCTTGATAGAGAAGGCAGGATTTTGTTTTCTAACAATAGATTTTCAAAGGTTTTTAATGTAAATGAGATTTCAGGCAAATTTATCTGGGAGGTAATAAGGGACAATGATTTTGTAAGTTTTGTTAAAAATTTAGAACATTCAGGTAAAAAGTCTTTTAAGTTAAAAATTAACAACTATTATTTTGATGTTTCAGCCTCTTTTCTTGAAGAAAGTGGAGAGATTCTCTTAACTTTTTACGATTTAACTGAAAAGGTTAAATTGCAGAAGATGAAGAAGGATTTTGTGGCAAATGCAACTCACGAATTAAAAACGCCTATTACAATTCTTAAAGGTTTTGTTGAAACTATGAAAAACGACGGGGTTGATTCCCCATATCTTCCCTTAATTGAAAGCAATATTGAAAGAATGGCAAGGCTTATCAATGATTTACTTATTCTCTCAAGGCTTGAAGACAGTAAGGTGAAAAAAATTGAGAGAGAAGAGACTGACATTTGTCAGTTGGTAAATTCTATTGCTTTGCTTTTTAAAAAGAAGGCTGAGAGCAAGAATTTAGAGTTGAAGGTTATGTGTCAGGAGAATTTGTTTTTTCACATTGACAGGTTTACCTTTGAGCAATTGCTTATAAACCTTGTTGACAATGCGGTAAGGTACACTGAAAAAGGCTATGTTGAAGTTTTGTGCAAAATTGAAAACAGCAGGCTTTTGGTTTCTGTAAAAGATACAGGGATTGGAATATCAGAGGATAAATTAGGGAGAATATTTGAAAGATTCTATGTTGTTGATAAATCTCGCTCAAAAAAGAGTGGTGGTACAGGTTTGGGGCTTTCAATAGTGAAGCACATTGTGGAACTTTATTCAGGTGAAATTATTGTTGAAAGCAGGTTAAATAAGGGCTCTGTTTTCAAGGTTTACATTTCTTAA
- a CDS encoding methyltransferase, translated as MHKPITKDDLMNLARKWQESRVFLAACELDIFSHLSEFKSSGELAEELKVKERYLDRLLNTLVVLGLLEKRDGRFKNTDAANTYLDKKSRDYLLGLTHQCHVFYGWSLLTDVVKNGIPSRELGFGKPIENWLEPFITAMQQYASERAPKLIDLIDFSNCKKFLDLGGGSGANSVEVARRYPDIDVFIFDLTDVIPITKKFVSKAGDFKNIHYIEGDYLKDSIGEGYDVILLSNIIHAHGKDEVIKIFKRCNNALKDKGRIIIHDFLVNEDRVSPPWSVFFAINMLVHTKNGDTYTEREIREFFKEANFSFVSNTPTGFNSDVIVGVKN; from the coding sequence ATGCATAAACCAATAACCAAAGATGATTTGATGAACCTTGCGAGGAAGTGGCAGGAGAGCAGGGTGTTTTTGGCAGCCTGTGAACTGGATATTTTTTCACATTTAAGTGAGTTTAAGTCATCAGGTGAACTTGCTGAGGAATTGAAGGTTAAAGAGAGATACCTTGACAGGCTTTTAAATACACTTGTTGTTTTAGGTTTGCTTGAAAAAAGAGACGGAAGGTTTAAAAATACTGATGCAGCAAACACCTATCTTGATAAAAAAAGCAGAGATTACCTTTTGGGCTTAACTCACCAATGCCATGTTTTTTACGGCTGGTCGCTTTTAACTGATGTTGTAAAAAATGGGATTCCTTCAAGGGAGTTAGGGTTTGGTAAGCCTATTGAAAACTGGCTTGAGCCATTTATTACAGCAATGCAGCAGTATGCTTCTGAAAGGGCACCTAAATTGATTGACTTGATTGATTTTTCAAACTGCAAAAAATTCCTTGATTTAGGGGGAGGAAGCGGGGCAAACTCTGTTGAGGTTGCAAGAAGGTATCCAGATATTGATGTTTTTATCTTTGATTTAACTGATGTTATTCCAATAACAAAAAAGTTTGTGTCAAAGGCAGGGGATTTTAAAAATATTCATTATATTGAAGGGGATTATCTTAAAGATTCTATTGGTGAAGGTTACGATGTTATACTTCTTTCTAACATTATTCACGCACACGGCAAAGACGAGGTTATAAAGATTTTTAAAAGGTGCAATAATGCGCTGAAAGATAAGGGAAGGATAATTATTCACGACTTTTTAGTCAATGAAGACAGGGTTTCTCCCCCGTGGTCTGTGTTTTTTGCAATTAATATGCTTGTTCACACCAAAAATGGAGATACCTATACTGAAAGAGAGATAAGAGAGTTTTTTAAAGAAGCAAATTTTTCTTTTGTTTCAAATACCCCAACAGGATTTAATTCTGATGTAATTGTCGGGGTAAAGAATTAG